The Rhinatrema bivittatum chromosome 10, aRhiBiv1.1, whole genome shotgun sequence DNA segment ATTACACTACTTGGGTTATCTTACCATTGTAGAGGATCAGTGAATGTCTTCATACCTGTTGTAGAAACTTAAGGGTGCAGTTTGGATTTAGTGGGTGGGTACATATCTCCTGCACAGAGGAAAGATCAAAACTTCCCATGGGCAGATTCAGTCTTGTCGTCATATCTCTCCCTCCATGTGGCATGTACCTGGTTGCAGGAAACTTTGAATCGGgccttttaatttaaaaaataacatgCTAATTAGCTTGGACTCAGTCTGACTTTAATTTTGTTCTGAAAGGATACTTTACAAGTGGACTTGTTTGGTATTGCTAAGGCCATATGATGGCTCTTACCTTAGTTGTAAGTTTTGATGATTATTTGCAGTATATCCAAAGCATAGCATCATAGCAATAAATCACCTGACAGTTTGTTTATTGACCCTTGTATGCTTTTTATCTGCATATATACTGTACTAGGGTGAGCAACCTGCTATTAGAAATGAATGATCTTAGAAAAACAGGAGTTTAGAAATTGTTTTCCAATTTGTTGCATCTTTTCCACTAGGTATCACAGGCTGCTGCAGAGTTAAAGCAGTTCTGCTTGCAGAATGCAGCACATGATCCTTTGCTGACAGGAGTGTCTTCCAGTACAAATCCCTTCAGGCCTCCAAAAGTCTGTTCCTTTTTGTAATTTgatgaaatattttaatttttcagaggtgagttttgttttttttcctctcattaATAACTACCGGTATTGAAAACTTGtttgaaaatttataaataaaactaTTCAAAGGGTTGGTGATAAATGACCAGGcagaattaataataaataaatctttcataTACTTTCCtaatgtgtgtgtaaaaaaacaaaacaaaaaaaacccaccacaaaCAAAAAAGCATTCAGTTTAGAAAACAGCTGAAAAGACCAGATCTGTTTAAAGCAGCAGTATGGAGTACATTCAAATCCCACTATgccaattttactttttttttttttctttgtgctcaTATGGCGTGTTTTCtacaaatttaattttaaaactttttgtaaTGGCCTGGTTGCACTTCATAAAATAAAGCTTTGTAGATGTGCAAGAAGAAAACACGTTTATTTTGGGGTATGTGGGGAACAATTAGAGATGATTTGCCAAAGCTTCTGGCACTGTTGCCTTGTTTATCTGAATTTCTTATATGTATAAGAATGCAAATCAGTGTTATAGCTGTCCAGAGAACTGCTAGTGGGCATTGGAGAGGGTTTTGTGACCAATAACCTCCAACAGAATTGAGCCAGGAC contains these protein-coding regions:
- the GNG5 gene encoding guanine nucleotide-binding protein G(I)/G(S)/G(O) subunit gamma-5, encoding MSSTSNLATMKKMVQQLRLEASLNRVKVSQAAAELKQFCLQNAAHDPLLTGVSSSTNPFRPPKVCSFL